In the genome of Bacillus sp. S3, one region contains:
- a CDS encoding MurR/RpiR family transcriptional regulator, which yields MAAGGLKMIQNMLEQLPASERKIAEFILEYPQSILNSTVNDIGVQAGTSGAAVIRLCKSLGLTGFQDLKVRIAGDLVKPVEQGYRDIEPGESFFSIVQKTTSNSIQSIRDSEEIINYDELQRAVQTLLPAQNVHFFGIGASNIIAKDAQQKFLRIHKNATAFTDTHLVATLIANANQDDVVFGISHSGETEEIIKVMTLAKERGVKTISLTKYGQSTVSSLADIKLFTAYSGEAPFRSAATSSRLAQLYIIDILFLSMATVQYDKTIHSIDKTREAIRFIKEGK from the coding sequence GTGGCAGCAGGCGGTTTAAAAATGATTCAAAATATGCTGGAACAGCTTCCGGCTTCTGAACGGAAAATTGCGGAGTTTATTCTTGAATATCCGCAATCGATTTTAAACAGTACCGTCAATGACATCGGGGTTCAAGCAGGTACAAGTGGAGCGGCCGTTATCCGGCTGTGCAAATCCTTGGGCTTAACCGGATTTCAAGATTTAAAAGTGAGAATTGCCGGGGACTTAGTGAAGCCTGTCGAGCAAGGCTATCGTGACATTGAACCGGGTGAATCCTTTTTCTCAATCGTTCAGAAGACAACAAGCAACAGTATCCAAAGTATCCGGGATTCGGAAGAAATCATCAATTATGATGAGTTGCAGCGTGCTGTTCAAACCTTGCTGCCCGCGCAAAATGTTCATTTTTTTGGCATTGGCGCTTCTAATATTATCGCGAAGGATGCCCAGCAGAAATTCCTTCGCATTCATAAAAATGCAACCGCTTTTACAGATACGCATCTTGTCGCGACGCTGATTGCGAATGCGAATCAGGATGATGTCGTGTTCGGCATTTCGCACTCCGGGGAAACAGAGGAGATAATTAAGGTGATGACGTTAGCGAAAGAGCGGGGCGTCAAAACGATTAGTTTAACAAAATACGGGCAATCCACTGTCTCATCCCTTGCGGATATTAAGCTGTTTACCGCTTATTCCGGGGAGGCGCCGTTTCGCAGTGCAGCCACTTCATCGCGTCTTGCGCAGTTATATATTATTGATATTTTATTTTTATCGATGGCCACTGTTCAATATGACAAAACGATTCACTCGATTGACAAAACACGGGAAGCCATCCGATTTATCAAAGAAGGTAAGTAA